ACATGCTGTGGTCTGTTGGTCAGAAAATCCATAACCCAGTGTTATAAGAAGGTGTTGATGCCTAAAACCCCATATTTGGTGCTGAACTTGCGCACAAACAGCATTCGTGCATAAGTGTTGTTATTTGGGTCTAATGTGGGTGGGAGGCAGTTCTTTAGATGTCCCAGGACCAGTCGCTCAAAGCACATCATGATGATGTGTGCTACTGGGTGGTAGTCATTGAGGCACATTGGGTTGGAGTGTTTCGGCACTGGACATTGGAGGTGGACTTGAAGCACGTTGGCACAGTCGCTAAGGTGAGGGACTGgctgaagatgtccgtaaaaaCCCCTGCAAGCTGTTCTGCTCATGTCTAAGCACACATCCAGAAATGCCATCTGGTCCGGCAGCCTGCATGATTTGATATTGCCCAGTTCAGCATAGACTTTGGAGGAGGTGAGTGTGAGGGGCTGGAGGGTTTCAGAGGGTCTGGTTTTTGTGGCCGTCTCTCTGTTGTTACTGTTGAAGCAAGCATTAAACTCATTTAGCTCGTTCAAGAATGAGATGTCTGTGGTTGATGGGGGAAGCTGCTGGGCTTACAGTCGCTGATGGCctggatgccctgccacatgctcCTGGGGTCGCAATTGGAGAATTATTCCTTTACCTTTACCTTGTAGCATTGCTTGGCCTTTTTGATGCCTCTCCACGGGTTTGTTCTGGATGTGTTGTAGGCCTGTGCATCACCTGATCTGAAGGCAATGTTACTGGTTTACAGCAGGAGCTGTACTTCCTtgttcatccatggcttctgattAGGCTATGTGGTAATCTGTTTCTGGGTTGTCACAATATCAATGGTGGTGTTAATATAATCCAGCACAGAGGAAGTGTAAGTATCAATGTCCATGTGAAAGCCACAAGTAGCCTGAGAGGCAAACGTATTCCAGTCAGTATGTTGAAATTTAGTGAGCAATGTCTTTAAGTTTGAGTGATTAAAATCACCTGCAACTATATAGGCAGCCTCTGGGTGAGAAGTCTGTTGTTTGCTAATGGCTGCATAAAGTTTGTTCATAGCAAGCTTGGCATTAGCATCTGTGGGGATATATACTGCGGTAACAATAGTGGAGGTAAACTCCCGCTGGAGATAAAAGGGTCTACATTTAACCATGATAAATTCAAGGTTAACTGAGCAGCATTTCCCAATAACAATAGAGTTTGTACACCAGGCTTTGTTAATATAAATGCACAATACTCCACATCTGGTCTTACTGGATTCCTTTGTTGTACTGTCTGGATGTCCCAATTTAAGAAATGAATACAGAAAATGATAAAGTTTTtttgtgtatacggtgtgttgtctatttatatttgttttctttgttaataCTTGTgttactctttttctctctgtctttatcttaGCCTGAATTATATCTATCTCAACATTTGATCAGTTATCTTTCGCTTGTTGTGTGCAGTCCTTTCCTACTGAAAGCCAGTGTATGTGTTTGGATGAAGGTAAAATCTATAATACTCTAtaaaattcattaaatatttttactttaaacatAGTAAAATAGATTCTATTAcatgtaaaataattattttgcatacacagatatacaatttttttttaacaggtgacatcatttttgtctttggTATTTTCACTGTCTGCATTCATCCTCTCAGTGATACACACCAAACAGGTGAGATTGTTATTTATGAAATGTGTTCCATATAATTTTGTGTCTTCTAGTCGATTCTTTAAGCCTCACCTGCATTCTTAATGTTCTGTTAATCTGCCACATCAACATTAAACAATTACTATTAAAATATATGATAGATGTACTGAGTACAGCAACCAAAAACAAGGAATAATTATGTGTTCATTTTTGTGAAGGTATAATAATCTTctttccatgtgtgtgtattttcctgTGTGTATACCTGAATCTGTTCATGTATAGGTTGTCGGCAAAATTCTGGCAGGAGCTGCAGTGAGTCTGAACTTGGGCCAAACCATTCTAATATTCTTTCTCTGTAGACCAAGCCATAAATTGTGAGTGTTTCCTTAAAATGTTTCAGAGTGACACTGCCAGTTTATGCACACTTGAATTTTAGGTACATCCAAATGtacttttttctctgtctttacttattttgtatatttatccatgtgttttttttttatccaagaatgaaagaaagatattttgttataaatttCAGAAGGACGATTTTCCTTTGGGTGCTCAAAGTGGTTGCATTCATAAACCTATGTTTTACAAGTAagaatactttttttaatcttacagAAATCCATATATGGCACAGTTatcttacatacagtatataatttggtccttaaacatatatttattcactCCAATCCAGAGATGTTATTCCATTTCTTGATCAGTCCCATTTATCTTCTGACCTTCCTGGTATTCCCATCCTTGCTTTTTTAATAGTTGCTGCGATATATTTTGGTCTTGTGGAGCTCTACTCCAAAAACTTCTGCATCTTGCCCTCCATATTGATGGGAGTTTATTTAGCATGCCACTTGAtgtcatttgcattttttatatatGGGAATCTAAAACAAAAGAACCAACACCAAACTGCATCAAGTAGACAGATTTGTAAGGTAAGACTAGTTTTTTGTTTCCACTCCAgaattttttaatcatgcttatgccacattcaaaaaaaaaaaaaaaaatgctctttcTGTGGAGAAACATAAAAGTCTGTGAAATTTTGCCTTTATGGTTTGCTTTATAGCAAACTTGAATAATTTTGTTAGCCCTAACCCTTACCTTATTACACTTAGCATTACTTTTAATATTGAATTTTGAAATGCTGCCATGAAATAACATGTTTATGGtgtataatttttttgcttttgtgttttatacagGCTTCTTGCTGGTGTAGCTGCTTggtcatttttagtttaatgagTATAGCATTTACCATAGCACTCGAATTAGcattatttttgtgtgattaaTACCTGAACAGTCCATGATATTTTACTGTTAcccttttattttgtttatttttttttttgtgtgtttatgtgttgtgcTGAAAATGCAAAGATCTATACTAATAATAGTAACAGTACACTATTAATAGATATTATTGCTTTTATTGcttattctttattaaaatgcttttgTCTAATTTTTGACTATAGCAATCCAGTTTGTTGCACATACAATCAGATTTTGATTGCATGTCCAACAAACCTACAATCTCAGATGTTTAGCAAGAATTATACTAACTCACTCATTGTACTAACTCTGTACTCACAATGCCAAGTTAACTTTCTTAAAAGGTcagtaaaatatctaaaatcaCATATCAGTGAATATGTCTTCACttgttataatgtaatatatggggatgtagtagcctagtggttaaggggtTGGGACTACTGAGggaaaggtcatgagtttgaatcgtaggtccaccaaggtgccactgctgggcccctgagcaaggcctttaacccaaaattgctcagttgtataaattgaagaaaaaaaaaaaggtaagtcactctggataaaggtgtctgctaaatgccagaaatgtaaatgtaatatctCTCAACTGAGTTATTCTAGTATAGTAGATGCTTTCTAAAGATTTATTGTTTACTcataaaaaaaggctttttttatCCTTGAACTACATATCTGTTTCAATTAAAAAGTGATTTATTCTCACATGACTCTTTATTATAACAAGCCATTTTCTCAGTTTataaaaaagtgataaaaaaaaaaaaaaacactcagcaaGCGAATAGAAAAAGACATTctagttttaatatttacatatttagtgAAATGCACAATTTTGAGCCAGAACAAAGCGTGACCTTACAGCCGAAACTAATCAAGGCGTGTGGTACATTCAATATGACCTACtagaaaaataaatccacaaCATAAATTCGGTCAGTTCATCCGCTGGTGCAAAGAGCTGACTCTTAAACCTGCACTGCTGTTGAATGTGAGCtttgtgtacagtacatactcCTGATGACTCTAGCTATTTTGGAGAGAGTATAttagagaaataataaaaatcggAAGTATAGTGAAATGAAGAAGGAATGCTGGACAAAACTGCATaaagtattaatatatttacactttataaTAAAGAATTTTTAACATGGCATTATTTCAACACCGGTGCCATGACATTAAGTGCATGACCTTCTAGAGATCTTGTTGCATATGTCCAAGATGTTAGAAGAAAACTAGACTTACAGATTGAGTCTTGACAATTAGATAATATTCCAGATGTCAAGGAAAACCTGGCTAAGAGTGCACAGCACCAGCCATTTAGCTGCACAATCACAATAATTACATGATAATTAGCAAAACTCTGGTTTGAAAACCTTCAGTTATTAGAATCCTCTCTCTCAACAGCCATTCTGTTCGATCTTCTGCTCTGCAGCTACAGGTAGGATGAGATGAGAGATTCTACTCCAGAGCCCACTTAGCTTGTCTACATCCATCTGGTTAAACTCAACAGTTTTGTCAGAGGAGACAAACCTCCCTTTTAAGTACTCCTGAACTTGCTCTTCCACTGCACTCAGACAGAGCTTGAAGTCTAGTTCAGCAACAGGGAGCATGACAGTGAAAACCAAAAAGACTTTCTTAAAGGCAGAATTCTCATGATCACAATAGCGGTAAAAGATGAGTGTAGATCCAGGAGGAAGCTCTTCAAAACGGTGGATTACTGCTGCCTGGGTACCGCCCTCAAAGGCCTCTTTCAGTGTTTTATCAATGTCCATCTTAACCTGGTCGCTGTCTTGTGCACTTTTGCTGGTTGCGTCAATACTCAGAACTGAGGAGTTGAAGGTCCTGGAAAAGGCTGCAGCTAAATTTTGTGCCAGACAGCCCAAAGTCTTCTCAGCATTATGACCAGAAGTTAGGATGAGACTCACTGGTTCAGTTGGATTAATCAGTTTAAGGTGGCTCTTAAGATGGATCTCAGTCCTTTTCCAGAGTTCTGGTCGCTGACTAGAGAATAGGGCCTTTAGTTCAGCTAAGTGGGTTTCAAAATTTGCACTGTACAACAATCTGTTTTGATGTTCAATTATTCTTGATGAGGTTGGAAAATGCTGATAACCCATTAAACCCAAGGCAAGTGAGGCTATCAGGAACACAGCCCACTGAAGCCACCTGCATACACCCCATGCATCTGCTGTAAAGAGAAAGAATACCAGatacttcatcatcatcatcatcatcatcatcatcatcatcaaagatACTGAAAAGCCAAACTGTATTTGATTGTGTGGAATGAAGGTAATACCTCTTGAGGATGAAGCTATACCTGTCTTTGTCATAACTTTTTTCCTTACTTCTacaaagaagagagaaaattttaaatttctatTTGCACTCAAACAAAGCTGAGAGATGAGATGATACCTGTCTTTGTATGGCGTAGGGGTTGTTTTCCTGCAGGAATGTTGTTTGTCTTGAGGGAGGGTGTTGTGTGACCTTTCCTGTATGGATACCTGTCCCTGCTCTTAAAATCCACTTCAGAATCACCtacagtaaaagaaaatgaagagcACGCatgataaagaaaagaaaatactacaaaaatatGTGAAATTAAAGTGCTTTCCCTGCattcacacaagcacacaaaaaaTGTGTGCACATGAAAGTTCCTAACACATACATTAAAGACTAAATTGAAATGTTGAACAAATTTACGCAAGATTAATTACTATGCTTTAAAGTAACAAAATCCAAATGTCTCTCTCCAGTAAATTCATTAGATCATTCGAGAGTTAGGAAGAGTTTGGGATTATGTTATGTCTATTCTCTATTGTCCCAACTTCAGCTCCTACCTAGCTCTTATTCGACTGTGCAtggtggaaaaaaggaaaatacacACTTACTGTTATTAgtgtttcatgtttatttgtgtttaaacaattaattaattaaaggtaAACACAGTAATGTGTAAAATTATAAGGATATAGTGCATTATTATGCACAAAAATAgacaacacaaagaaaacaaaaaacacattatattacatgTCTGCAAGCTAGGATAGTTGTGATCATTATAAACTGGGAGTGAGATTAGTGACACTATTGTCTAAATGCAGTGTATTTCTGACCTCTTGCTTTCTCCTCCATTTTGTATCGATACTCTCTTATGCTGCTCCTTACAgttaaaatgtctttgttctCCAGGGGTTTGAGTTTGACAGAAGAAGAGCCTGTTCTGGAGGGTTCTGTGGTGAAAACCAAATGCAATAAGAAACATAAATGAAATACTGAATAGAAATATGATTAGGGAGCAATCATAGGTCAgccttacaaaaataaatatgtataagtTATATCTCAAAAAGAGAATGTTGACAAACCTCTTGATAAAATCTGAGAACCAAGAACTGTGTCTCCACATCCTGTCAGTTTGGAAGGCTCTGTTGCCTGTgacttttgatttgtttttctttgccgCAGCAGAAATATCTTCATCTCCTCTGTTTCCAGATTCTCCACACGCAGTGTTTTGATGACTCTTTCTTCTTGGATGGGAGGTTTTGctggcacagacacacagacagtgagttTGATCGCTACCTCTCAGTAACTCTCCAACAAGTTTCTGAATGATTTAACTCAATCTGGATATAACAAAGTATTGAAACTCACTCTTCATGGCTGCCTCATTTCCACTTTCATCCTCTGAACTCATGTCTTGGTTCTGATCTTCAGATTCTTCCACATCCATTTCCACCATATTAGTTTGGTCCCCATTCTGATGTCCGTCTCCTGCATCTTTCTCCACCTGAACCTTTGCGATCTTATCAGGAGATTCTGTTGgaaatttgtaatatatttaatattatacaatacaTGTAATGTAGAACATACACTCACTAGGAGAAAGCAAACACCAGACACACTATTGGGACTActgataaagaaaagaaaattaggaCAGGAAATAAGGTCTTTGAGGTCAATTAGCTTAGGGTATTGCTGATACTAACCTTTCATTAatgtcaatttattttaatacatttacaaaaaaggatacaccctggacggagtgccaacccatcgcagggcacacacatactctcattcactcacacaatcacacactagggacaatttttaagccacactaaaccaccgtgcccacAATGAAAATTCCAATTCCCACTCATATAGCCTGCCTGGCAGAGGACTAAAGTGTATTTTGTCCCCACACACAGTGAGGATGATGGTTGTTGGAAGATTTGCAGAAATTGCTATGTATCATTGTAACAAACTGTTCTTCTCAAAGTATTAGAAGAAAAGCTTTCTTTTTACAATTACAAGCACCTGGAGTTTgctaaattatatttttgatgCAATATCAAGTATATTATTCTTAACGTTCTTTAGCTAGAACTATTACTATAGGGTTACTATAGAAAGAACAGGACTTCAGgcacagaaaaaaatgcatttgatATAAGACAAAGGATGTTTATACAAAAAGAACCTAATTCCCATTGTTAAGTATTGTGAACATCAGTGAAGTTATGGGTAATTATTTAAGGCCCTGGAAACTGGATTAGGAAATGTGGCATCATGACTCCCATGAATCAAAGTAAAAAAGTGGCTCCTATTGTCAAATATCATAATACTATGATTTGAAACAAAAgtccaaataaacacaaaaaaaaacagttcagtgACCATATAATCACACTTTTTGACATTATTTAGGAGCAATAATTATGacaaatgtgatttttattttcttagaatacaaatatagaataaaagtCAGCATTAAAAGACGCCCTACATTATGGGAAGCTTTAGAGGGCCCATATGTCAATAGCCAATACAGTCAGAAACCTGTCTGTACACCTACAAAGTGGGTGATTACATGATTAAAAGCTACATAGCAGGTAAGCATACATTAGATCTGATCTGATTAGTGTGTTGGATCAACAAGCACAGAGTCAGGAAATTCTATCTAAAAGCTTTTGACACATGACACAACCTTCTTCTGTTTTCGACTCCTCAGTGCTGGTCAGAGCTGTGatgtctctcctcctcttcagaGCTCCTCTAGGTCTCAGGTCAACGGGAAAAACTACTAAACACAAAAACGTCTAATGTTTATTCCTTCCCAGTGTCTGTTTACTCATTTTAAACAACAGTAACAGTAGTTTAATTGTTTGATCTGTACACGTTTCCCTTTAGCTTTGCGATAACGCACAAAACGAAAGTAACTTTGGTTTGTCATTAATTCGGCTCGTTTTTAGCTCCTGATCCTTTTCATACTGCTTTCTAATGTGTAATGAGTATCTAAGCACAGTTAAATCTATGAAGACCAACCATTCGATACACATATTTACCAAATCTATCACTTTATTAGGTAGTAGATCCGTCCATACATGAAGTTCACATACATGTACAAACTACAAgcgagctaaaaaaaaaaaaaaaaagctaacgACGGTCCATGATAATTCGGTTTAAACTCTGTATAGACAAACCTTTACTCAGCGATTGTCTGGTGCTTCTTCTTGAATTAGTTCCGTCTCTTTTCACATCGACGCGGTCCATTTGATTCACATGAAAtcaggattttctttttttaaaaataaaactttaactCCATCCGACACAACTCACTACTGGTGAAAGGGAACTGAGAAATGTTTTCTGGAGGACACGTTTGTGTGAACACCAGTCATTTCCGGAAACAACATCCGCTAGACACCAGAACGAAGAGATGCATTACAAATTGCCTAAAGAAACTAATATAGTATATAACCTAATAAATACTGcaactatatatactgtataccacGTACTGAACtagtatacactgtatattaataCTGGACCAGTACCTTGCTGTTCTAATACTGTTAATATAATGGGACTGTTTGTCTAAGTTGCTTGAGTTATAGGTTATAACTAGTTATAGCTATAGCTTGAGTTATAGTTGTATTATATTGCTTGagttaatttttttcagttattgCTTAGATTTGATTAGAGTCCAGTCAAACAGGATAACTATACAAATTTAATTCTAAATATACTAACGATGTTAAAGGTGGGTTGAGAGTTCCACCCTTGTaacaatctgaaaaaaaaataaaataaatcacagactATACTTTGAGAAACACTGCCTTATATTACATACTTTGCACGGTAGAGTTTATAGGTTAtatgtttagatattaaatTCACATGTTGAAACATACCTACCTCATATAACTCATTCTTTAATTGCTTTACTTAGAAAAAGAACAGACGTACAGCATAAATACAGTATCTGGATATTTCTAATTTCTGGCATCAAGACATCATAACAGAGTTGTGAGAAACTATAGTGTAACAGTTTGAAATGTCTGGATGCAATAATCagtcatttatttagaaattatattgtaatatattgcAAATAAAATTTATGTTTACAATATAAATTGCATATTTTGGcatatattgtaaaataaaaagttgcatttatttatttagcctgcaaaacaaaatcaataattgaattaaacaattaaaatgtttctttatttcaaatatattcATGTCATTTTACATATAAAGACTGCTCAAAACATTTACAAGTCCATTTACATTTCAGTGCCATTTGTAAGTTATTGAGCTCACTCAATAATGCTCCTGTCCTCATGCTCCTAACTCCTAACTACATATGCATTCTGAGATTGAAATTAAATGAGCTGTGTAGAAAAATGTAGAAGCGAAAAAATTGTTAGATCCTTTGCAAGATTTCTATTGACAGatattttaattacatcatTAAGAATTATAGATGAACCTTAACCTGTCACcttaatgaatattcataaatGAATTCAAGTATTATCAGTCtcactatctcacacacacacacacacacgtgaactTAATATAATAAGTCTTTAGTTCAGTTCACAGAAAGTCACCTTTATGTTTGACATCCATTCTGTTCGATCTTCTGCTCTGCAGCTACAGGTAGGATGAGATGAGAGATTCTACTCCAGAGCCCACTTAGCTTGTCTAAATCCATCTTGTTAAACTCAACAGTCCTGTCAGAAGAGACAAACTTCTCTTTTAAGTACTCTTGCACCATCTCCTCCACCATTCCCAGACTGACATTAGGTGGAAAAGCCATCTCTTCCTGTAGCATGACAGTGAAAGCCAAAAAGACTTTCTTAAAGGCAGAATTCTCATGATCACAatagcggtagaagatgagtgtaGATCCAGGAGGAAGCTCTTCAAAACGGTGAATAACCGCTGCCTGTGTACCGCTCTCAAAGGCCTCTTTCAGTGTTTTATCAATGTCCAACTTAACATCGTCACTGTTTTGTGCACTTTTGCTGGTTCCATCAATACCCAGGACTGAGGAGTTAACAGCATTAGAAAATGCTGCAGCTAACCGTTGAGCCAGACAGCCCAGAGTCTTCTCAGCCTCACGACCAGAGGTTAAGATGAGACTCACTGGTTCAGTTGGATTAGTCAGATTGAGATGTTCCTTTAGATGGATTCTGCTTCTTCGCCAAACTTCACGGTGCTGGTTGGGGAAACTTTCTTGCACCTTGTCCATTTCTTGATAAAATATCTCCAGCAAGGTAAACTCTTTTTCCACAGGGGGAGATGAGGTTCTCACAAACCAAAAAATCAAAACCACAAGAGCAAGTAGAGAAAGTAATATTGCAAGTAATATATACCAACCTGTGTATGAGAGAAAACAATATGTCTGTAACAGCAGAaatgcaatatttaaaaaaattatgttgCTTCCAAATAATTTGTTTGGTTTTCTTAAGATACCAAGTTACTGACCATAAGatcatgttaaaaataatacttaCTGAAAGTATCAGCAGCAACTGAGCTCCTTTTCGTTTCAGCATCATGGTCAGGAATGTCACCTTTGCCCAGATGTGCTATAGtacaaatgcataaaatcaaCCATCTATCATGGGTGCTAACAAATGTAACAAATAATCCACAAGACAAAATAATCTATTCACCCATCTCACAATCTTTAGGGCAATTGATGGACTCATACACAACTATTACAAAAGGTCCAATACAGGCTTCATTAAGAGCCAGAGACAACACGTTTGAACAGGATGTTTGTTGCAAATTTTCTTCTGGGAATggagtaaaatatatttaatccgtttaaataattacatttaattcattatatttaattattttaaatgattaacacTTTGCAGATTCTGAAAAGAATAGAATAATAAGAAAAGTTATGACCAcaactgtaatatacacactgtacatatattCAATAATACACTACctaggttttttttcttattggatATTCTCTGTCTTGGGCCATCACCAGCAGGTTGCACGTCATTGTTTTCATTCTTGACTTTGATGCATTTTCCAACTGATGTGTCACAAGCCTTTCTTTCCTCATCAGACTGAGCACTGGCTTCTTCTGTATCTATcaagtaaaatgtatttaaaatccaTATCACAgtttgaaatgtgaaatgtgtagACCCTCTATGTTCAGTAATCATGCACAAGGTAAACACCTTTCTTACTCTCCTTCTGTTGGTTATAGACTCTTGTGTCAGTGTCTTTAGGTTGCTCAGTGTCCAATCCTACATTAAAGATGCAACATAaggttattattttaaaaatggatttaaaGACAGAACAGCAAAAATCCAAAAACTTGAAATGTATTAGGTTTCTATGCTTAATTATAGTCTGCAAATGCATGTAGAGGACAGGACAAACAAGATGCTGGTTCTAGCCTGCTCATAAATAATGTGGCTTATCATCATACAAACAAACCCACACATATTAAGTACAACAACAGATTCAATAGTATATACTTTTAACATGCTTCTTTTGTAAGCGCTTCACTCTCTGGTTTATTTCTGAAGATGCATCACCACTGTTCTTGTTTGGACTCCTTTCATCTACGACTTCATCTACTCCTGTAAATtgcaaatgataaaaaaattgATAATACATTTTTTCTGATAGCATTCTATTTTTCTGGTTATGACGTTAATAacgatgatgacaatgatgattaTGGTGTGGATTCAATTAATGCAAATTGAatagaaaaattattttcatcaccatcatctgtGTAACACTCTTCTTCTTTATCAGAATTGCAACTGGCTGCATCTCCACCTATCAAATAGACAGATATAATTCAATTCTTAATACCACAACTAGATATTAAAGAAAGCTAACTAGCTTAAGTGAAAGTTAAGTGTAAGAGTGTAAAAACAAACgcaatgatttacattttaatactaTATAATGCAGAGGGagctaaaataaatcaaacatgaCAGGCTACTTGAGAACCTGGAAAGATTTTAAATCTTGATTTTGCTAAATATATATCAAACCTAGAGTATTTAGTAATAGATAAAAGCTAGGTaccttgttttattttctttggtaGATTACACTCTCTTTTGTCATCCACCAAGGGCTGTTTCGTATCCCCTTCCATACAAAAAATTCAGTACGTTTGAAACCAATTGTTTCAGTATTTACAAATGCAAACACAGAAAAACTGTGATCCCAAAGATaacttcattaaataaaaaaataagtccTGGGGCAATTCGTATACTTACTGACACACAATAAGTAacagtatatataaatctaaacttgtatttatttcttttttctagcaatttatatttatagtaacCTTTCAGGttactttaaaaataagaaaagacgGATATATCTTAGACACAGACTTTCCATGTGgcttaaatgttatatttactgTTTACAGACAAGTGAGAATGCTGAATGAAAAAATTGCCAAATACAGAAAGTGAAGTAAAAATGAATACACAGTGTTGGGAAACACTAACAATGATTCTAGTGATAATACAatagagaaagaggaaaatgcACAAGTAAT
The genomic region above belongs to Tachysurus vachellii isolate PV-2020 chromosome 11, HZAU_Pvac_v1, whole genome shotgun sequence and contains:
- the zgc:112962 gene encoding torsin-1A-interacting protein 2 isoform X2, whose translation is MDGDTKQPLVDDKRECNLPKKIKQGGDAASCNSDKEEECYTDDGVDEVVDERSPNKNSGDASSEINQRVKRLQKKHVKRLDTEQPKDTDTRVYNQQKESKKEEASAQSDEERKACDTSVGKCIKVKNENNDVQPAGDGPRQRISNKKKNLAHLGKGDIPDHDAETKRSSVAADTFSWYILLAILLSLLALVVLIFWFVRTSSPPVEKEFTLLEIFYQEMDKVQESFPNQHREVWRRSRIHLKEHLNLTNPTEPVSLILTSGREAEKTLGCLAQRLAAAFSNAVNSSVLGIDGTSKSAQNSDDVKLDIDKTLKEAFESGTQAAVIHRFEELPPGSTLIFYRYCDHENSAFKKVFLAFTVMLQEEMAFPPNVSLGMVEEMVQEYLKEKFVSSDRTVEFNKMDLDKLSGLWSRISHLILPVAAEQKIEQNGCQT
- the zgc:112962 gene encoding torsin-1A-interacting protein 2 isoform X3; amino-acid sequence: MDGDTKQPLVDDKRECNLPKKIKQGGDAASCNSDKEEECYTDDGVDEVVDERSPNKNSGDASSEINQRVKRLQKKHVKRLDTEQPKDTDTRVYNQQKENTEEASAQSDEERKACDTSVGKCIKVKNENNDVQPAGDGPRQRISNKKKNLAHLGKGDIPDHDAETKRSSVAADTFSWYILLAILLSLLALVVLIFWFVRTSSPPVEKEFTLLEIFYQEMDKVQESFPNQHREVWRRSRIHLKEHLNLTNPTEPVSLILTSGREAEKTLGCLAQRLAAAFSNAVNSSVLGIDGTSKSAQNSDDVKLDIDKTLKEAFESGTQAAVIHRFEELPPGSTLIFYRYCDHENSAFKKVFLAFTVMLQEEMAFPPNVSLGMVEEMVQEYLKEKFVSSDRTVEFNKMDLDKLSGLWSRISHLILPVAAEQKIEQNGCQT
- the zgc:112962 gene encoding torsin-1A-interacting protein 2 isoform X1 produces the protein MDGDTKQPLVDDKRECNLPKKIKQGGDAASCNSDKEEECYTDDGVDEVVDERSPNKNSGDASSEINQRVKRLQKKHVKRLDTEQPKDTDTRVYNQQKESKKDTEEASAQSDEERKACDTSVGKCIKVKNENNDVQPAGDGPRQRISNKKKNLAHLGKGDIPDHDAETKRSSVAADTFSWYILLAILLSLLALVVLIFWFVRTSSPPVEKEFTLLEIFYQEMDKVQESFPNQHREVWRRSRIHLKEHLNLTNPTEPVSLILTSGREAEKTLGCLAQRLAAAFSNAVNSSVLGIDGTSKSAQNSDDVKLDIDKTLKEAFESGTQAAVIHRFEELPPGSTLIFYRYCDHENSAFKKVFLAFTVMLQEEMAFPPNVSLGMVEEMVQEYLKEKFVSSDRTVEFNKMDLDKLSGLWSRISHLILPVAAEQKIEQNGCQT